One genomic region from Rosa rugosa chromosome 1, drRosRugo1.1, whole genome shotgun sequence encodes:
- the LOC133726532 gene encoding protein WUSCHEL-like has product MEPRTLQLMELQTQQQIEDGGNNQAAGSSANTDFWRSRARWVPTPDQIRILRDLYYDKGVKTPTTEQIHEICLQLQQYGQVEGKNIYFWFQNVRAREKQMKRCNQAAQVPMGTSSPGTGGSIDLNFGSTGSTGAGGSIDINFGPAGGSIDINFGSTSSTGAGGSIDLNFGSTASTGGQSSMEQRGGVRQEFETLPLFPVHGEDVYGNPKTTSEEGSAYDYYFGGAGGYNRGSPVSLELSLNPSGATD; this is encoded by the exons atggaaccacgaactctgcaactgatggagctacaaacccagcaacaaatcgaggatggaggaaacaaccaagcagccgggagtagtgccaacacagatttctggcgaagccgtgccaggtgggttcctactccagatcaaataaggatcctcagggatctttactacgacaagggagttaagaccccaactacagagcagattcacgagatctgtctccagctgcaacagtatggacaggttgagggcaagaacatttatttttggttccagaatgtcagggctcgagagaagcagatgaagaggtgcaatcaggctgctcaagtgcccatgggaactagttctcctggtactggtggatccattgatctcaattttgggtccactggttctactggtgctggtggatccatcgacatcaattttgggccagctggtggatccattgacatcaattttgggtccactagttctactggtgctggtggatccattgatctcaattttggttccactgcttctactg gaggacaatcttccatggaacaacgaggaggagttcgccaggagtttgaaactcttcctctgttccccgtgcacggcgaggacgtctatggtaacccgaagactacttccgaggaaggtagcgcatatgattactatttcggtggcgcaggcggttacaaccgtggatctccagtttctcttgagctcagcctcaacccatccggagctactgattag
- the LOC133726535 gene encoding UDP-glycosyltransferase 90A1-like, whose translation MPYHKLSEEKRGWVHIPLPIFYQSHRNAAMLFSSLAFMSKGHTIPLLHLSRLLLSRGLAVIVFTTPANRPFIDQFLYGDTAASVVDIPFPQNIHPEIPAGVESTNKLSSVDERLFYPFALATKHMQVDFEKALGSLPRVSFMVSDSFLWWSLDSATKFGFPRLAFYGFNNYAGSVTRFVAQNGLLHGPESDNELITLTRFPWIKITKEDFGSSFRNHSPEGSEFLMNVVGAVVNSFGVVTNSFYELEPVFVDYWNTESSPKSWNVGPLCQLKPKSVLQDDKPVWIEWLDKKKVEGSRVLYVAFGTQAVISSEQLQEIANALEKSDVNFLWVIRKKESYTWWDSEFEERVRGRGMVVSEWVDQTEILNHESVEGFLSHCGWNSAMEAICAGVPILAWPMMAEQPLNARMVVEEIKVGLRVETCNGSVRGFVKAERLEKMVKKLMEGEVVRKKVKEVGEVARKAVEEGGSSWRTLGLLIDESFGKSLVDFMSQVGRRRGGFRMEDRDINNDMAEIKRMLQQLAVRIDHIEARRRSRKSSDRERDVTTYHQRVDRIEIFYQDGDSFDGEICIGPIHNCASLCESNEEGHI comes from the exons CCCACTCCTCCACCTCTCCCGCCTCCTCCTCTCCCGCGGCCTCGCCGTAATCGTCTTTACCACCCCGGCCAACCGCCCCTTCATCGACCAATTCCTCTACGGCGACACCGCCGCCTCCGTCGTAGACATCCCTTTCCCTCAAAATATCCACCCCGAAATCCCCGCCGGCGTCGAGAGCACCAACAAGCTCTCCTCCGTCGACGAACGCCTCTTCTACCCCTTCGCGCTCGCCACGAAACACATGCAAGTTGACTTCGAGAAAGCTCTAGGCTCTCTTCCACGTGTCAGCTTCATGGTCTCTGACTCCTTCCTCTGGTGGTCGCTAGACTCCGCCACCAAGTTCGGCTTCCCGAGGCTCGCCTTCTACGGCTTCAACAACTACGCTGGCTCCGTGACCAGATTCGTCGCCCAGAATGGCCTCCTCCACGGCCCCGAGTCCGATAACGAGTTAATCACGCTGACTCGGTTTCCTTGGATCAAAATTACCAAAGAGGACTTCGGTTCTTCTTTCAGAAACCATAGTCCTGAAGGCTCGGAGTTTCTCATGAACGTCGTGGGAGCCGTCGTTAACAGCTTCGGCGTTGTCACAAACAGCTTCTATGAGCTCGAACCAGTCTTCGTCGACTACTGGAACACCGAGTCTTCGCCCAAGTCATGGAATGTGGGACCACTCTGCCAGCTGAAACCTAAATCAGTACTCCAAGATGACAAGCCTGTCTGGATTGAATGGCTAGACAAGAAGAAGGTTGAAGGGAGCCGTGTTTTGTACGTGGCATTCGGAACTCAAGCGGTGATCTCATCGGAGCAGCTTCAAGAGATAGCAAACGCGTTGGAGAAGTCGGACGTCAACTTTCTGTGGGTGATAAGGAAGAAAGAGAGCTATACTTGGTGGGACTCGGAGTTCGAGGAGAGGGTGAGAGGGAGAGGGATGGTGGTCAGCGAGTGGGTTGACCAGACGGAGATACTCAACCACGAGAGCGTGGAGGGTTTTTTGAGTCATTGCGGGTGGAACTCGGCGATGGAGGCCATTTGCGCCGGAGTGCCGATTCTGGCGTGGCCAATGATGGCGGAGCAGCCGCTGAATGCGAggatggtggtggaggagataAAGGTTGGTTTGAGAGTAGAGACGTGCAACGGGTCGGTTAGGGGGTTTGTGAAGGCGGAGAGGCTtgagaagatggtgaagaaGTTGATGGAGGGGGAGGTGGTGAGGAAGAAGGTGAAGGAGGTTGGTGAGGTGGCGAGGAAGGCGGTTGAGGAGGGCGGGTCCTCGTGGCGGACGTTGGGGTTGCTCATTGATGAG agctttggCAAGAGCTTGGTGGATTTCATGTCTCAGGTCGGGCGAAGAAGGGGAGGTTTTCGAATGGAGGATCGTGACATCAACAACGACATGGCTGAAATCAAAAGGATGCTTCAGCAACTTGCTGTACGTATTGATCACATCGAAGCTCGACGACGGAGTCGTAAGAGTTCCGACAGGGAGAGAGACGTTACCACCTATCATCAACGTGTTGATCGCATCGAAATTTTCTACCAAGATGGTGACAGTTTCGACGGGGAGATATGCATTGGCCCAATTCATAATTGTGCTTCGTTGTGTGAGTCAAATGAAGAGGGACATATATAG
- the LOC133706616 gene encoding uncharacterized protein LOC133706616, whose translation MYDKQLDSGRGTLLHLCDDVIQQEVKEVILSFYILMEQGKATREDLDRWYEELIKEEFGASCNFDVDDAVGKLEKLGIVSRDSVGRYFCVGLKHANEIIGTTTEKLVMRAKQGTQGSSS comes from the exons ATGTATGACAAGCAACTGGATAGCGGAAGGGGTACTCTTCTTCACTTGTGTGATGATGTGATTCAACAGGAG GTCAAGGAGGTGATACTTTCTTTCTATATATTAATGGAACAGGGAAAAGCTACAAGAGAA GATCTGGATAGGTGGTATGAGGAACTCATTAAAGAAGAGTTTGGTGCCAGCTGTAATTTTGATGTGGATGATGCAGTTGGGAAGTTGGAGAAATTGGGAATTGTCTCTCGG GATTCCGTTGGACGGTATTTCTGCGTTGGGCTGAAACATGCGAATGAAATAATTGGGACCACCACTGAGAAGCTTGTTATGAGGGCAAAACAAGGCACACAAGGCAGTAGTTCTTGA